The following proteins are encoded in a genomic region of Zea mays cultivar B73 chromosome 9, Zm-B73-REFERENCE-NAM-5.0, whole genome shotgun sequence:
- the LOC100286194 gene encoding uncharacterized protein LOC100286194 (The RefSeq protein has 1 substitution compared to this genomic sequence) produces the protein MPSRSGSRGRRPRPAPEVAAPTAVQVSSSGSSEEGSDEEEEEGSEGSGDGARSPGGSASKYKAAESEAEAEDPCLPSCPICMVAWTADGSHRVSCIPCGHVYGRHCLEMWLLQYGKKKAPCPQCGKRYTQNNIINLYVPEIVVPNNDLEKQVLSLRERNEYLEKQQAKLLEEIKEHKRQIMLQQNIIYESNKKRQRVTEQSSDGILGAELIASHTKDIDHNNLSSFALQNEFLVDGARVMGIDASSQIILTSGRAHGVSAEHILTKVSMFHGHGMEKIHLPPDTKAIRDICVLPGGHVVFASLGRKLSIFSMATNNVVLQYDLPAPGWSCSGDYTTSSHIYAGLQNGMLLVFDIRQTSAPLHSSMGLSTHPVHTIHCAVDGSGSRKVFSASSIGPCVWDASENRPSLVSGMENQGVCISLACSSPSSDVLVASYRPRVELPDAIATSQASTPQSPAPTVSGKLGCHTLLRRTTATSFARDHICSGSVSELRMSKSAIIPCRDNQHLFAYGDESLYGVRTWRLPSFQRYTDLKPHRQPVLDLRYAESSTGERYLGCLSAEKLQVFTIR, from the exons ATGCCGTCACGGTCGGGCTCCCGGGGCAGGCGGCCGCGGCCGGCCCCAGAGGTGGCTGCTCCCACGGCTGTACAAGTGAGCTCGTCCGGCTCGAGTGAGGAAGGGAgcgatgaggaggaggaggaggggagcGAGGGATCCGGTGACGGTGCGAGGAGCCCGGGCGGCTCTGCCAGCAAGTATAAGGCGGCGGAGAGTGAAGCCGAGGCGGAGGACCCATGCCTTCCCAGCTGCCCCATTTGTATGGTCGCGTGGACCGCTGATGGTTCGCATCGCGTGAG TTGCATCCCCTGTGGACATGTCTACGGCAGACATTGCTTAGAGATGTGGTTACTGCAGTACGGCAAGAAAAAGGCACCG TGTCCTCAATGTGGCAAGAGATATACACAGAACAACATCATCAACCTCTATGTACCAGAGATTGTTGTTCCCAATAATGATCTTGAAAAG CAAGTATTGTCCTTGAGAGAGAGAAATGAATATCTTGAGAAGCAA CAAGCAAAATTACTTGAGGAGATAAAAGAGCATAAG AGGCAGATTATGTTGCAACAAAATATAATATATGAATCAAACAAAAAGAGACAG AGAGTGACAGAGCAGTCATCAGATGGAATACTAGGGGCAGAGCTAATTGCCTCGCATACAAAGGACATTGACCACAACAATCTGTCAAGTTTTGCTCTCCAG AATGAGTTTTTGGTCGATGGAGCTCGGGTCATGGGTATAGATGCATCCAGTCAAATTATATTGACTTCGGGAAGGGCACATGGAGTTAGTGCTGAACACATACTTACAAAG GTTAGCATGTTTCATGGACATGGAATGGAGAAAATCCACCTTCCTCCTGATACTAAAGCTATTAGGGATATCTGTGTACTGCCCGGGGGCCATGTTGTTTTTGCATCACTGGGCAGGAAGTTGTCTATTTTCAG CATGGCTACCAACAATGTTGTCCTTCAATATGATCTGCCG GCTCCTGGTTGGTCCTGTTCAGGGGATTATACTACTTCAAGTCATATTTATGCTGGGTTACAG AACGGCATGCTATTAGTCTTTGATATCCGTCAAACTTCTGCACCTTTGCATTCTAGCATGGGTCTATCAACACACCCAGTTCATACAATACACTGCGCTGTAGATGGCAGTGGTTCCAGGAAGGTTTTTTCTGCTTCTTCTATAGGACCCTGCGTTTGGGATGCCAGCGAAAACAG GCCGAGTTTGGTAAGTGGGATGGAAAACCAAGGGGTCTGCATATCTCTTGCGTGCAGCTCTCCATCAAGTGATGTCCTGGTGGCTTCATATCGCCCGAGAGTTGAGCTGCCAGACGCTATCGCCACATCTCAAGCGTCTACACCACAATCACCGGCACCCACCGGTTCAGGAAAACTAGGATGCCACACACTCCTTAGGAGAACCACCGCCACATCCTTTGCCAGGGACCATATCTGCAGTGGTAGCGTAAGTGAGTTGCGAATGTCGAAGTCTGCAATAATACCCTGCAGAGACAATCAGCATCTATTTGCCTATGGAGATGAATCGTTGTACGGAGTCCGGACTTGGCGGCTGCCTTCGTTTCAGCGGTACACCGATCTCAAGCCCCACAGGCAACCGGTCCTTGATCTAAGGTATGCTGAAAGTTCAACTGGGGAGAGGTACCTTGGTTGCTTAAGTGCCGAAAAGCTACAGGTTTTCACAATTAGGTAG
- the LOC100286194 gene encoding uncharacterized protein isoform X1 yields the protein MPSRSGSRGRRPRPAPEVAAPTAVQVSSSGSSEEGSDEEEEEGSEGSGDGARSPGGSASKYKAAESEAEAEDPCLPSCPICMVAWTADGSHRVSCIPCGHVYGRHCLEMWLLQYGKKKAPCPQCGKRYTQNNIINLYVPEIVVPNNDLEKQVLSLRERNEYLEKQQAKLLEEIKEHKNEFLVDGARVMGIDASSQIILTSGRAHGVSAEHILTKVSMFHGHGMEKIHLPPDTKAIRDICVLPGGHVVFASLGRKLSIFSMATNNVVLQYDLPAPGWSCSGDYTTSSHIYAGLQNGMLLVFDIRQTSAPLHSSMGLSTHPVHTIHCAVDGSGSRKVFSASSIGPCVWDASENRPSLVSGMENQGVCISLACSSPSSDVLVASYRPRVELPDAIATSQASTPQSPAPTGSGKLGCHTLLRRTTATSFARDHICSGSVSELRMSKSAIIPCRDNQHLFAYGDESLYGVRTWRLPSFQRYTDLKPHRQPVLDLRYAESSTGERYLGCLSAEKLQVFTIR from the exons ATGCCGTCACGGTCGGGCTCCCGGGGCAGGCGGCCGCGGCCGGCCCCAGAGGTGGCTGCTCCCACGGCTGTACAAGTGAGCTCGTCCGGCTCGAGTGAGGAAGGGAgcgatgaggaggaggaggaggggagcGAGGGATCCGGTGACGGTGCGAGGAGCCCGGGCGGCTCTGCCAGCAAGTATAAGGCGGCGGAGAGTGAAGCCGAGGCGGAGGACCCATGCCTTCCCAGCTGCCCCATTTGTATGGTCGCGTGGACCGCTGATGGTTCGCATCGCGTGAG TTGCATCCCCTGTGGACATGTCTACGGCAGACATTGCTTAGAGATGTGGTTACTGCAGTACGGCAAGAAAAAGGCACCG TGTCCTCAATGTGGCAAGAGATATACACAGAACAACATCATCAACCTCTATGTACCAGAGATTGTTGTTCCCAATAATGATCTTGAAAAG CAAGTATTGTCCTTGAGAGAGAGAAATGAATATCTTGAGAAGCAA CAAGCAAAATTACTTGAGGAGATAAAAGAGCATAAG AATGAGTTTTTGGTCGATGGAGCTCGGGTCATGGGTATAGATGCATCCAGTCAAATTATATTGACTTCGGGAAGGGCACATGGAGTTAGTGCTGAACACATACTTACAAAG GTTAGCATGTTTCATGGACATGGAATGGAGAAAATCCACCTTCCTCCTGATACTAAAGCTATTAGGGATATCTGTGTACTGCCCGGGGGCCATGTTGTTTTTGCATCACTGGGCAGGAAGTTGTCTATTTTCAG CATGGCTACCAACAATGTTGTCCTTCAATATGATCTGCCG GCTCCTGGTTGGTCCTGTTCAGGGGATTATACTACTTCAAGTCATATTTATGCTGGGTTACAG AACGGCATGCTATTAGTCTTTGATATCCGTCAAACTTCTGCACCTTTGCATTCTAGCATGGGTCTATCAACACACCCAGTTCATACAATACACTGCGCTGTAGATGGCAGTGGTTCCAGGAAGGTTTTTTCTGCTTCTTCTATAGGACCCTGCGTTTGGGATGCCAGCGAAAACAG GCCGAGTTTGGTAAGTGGGATGGAAAACCAAGGGGTCTGCATATCTCTTGCGTGCAGCTCTCCATCAAGTGATGTCCTGGTGGCTTCATATCGCCCGAGAGTTGAGCTGCCAGACGCTATCGCCACATCTCAAGCGTCTACACCACAATCACCGGCACCCACCGGTTCAGGAAAACTAGGATGCCACACACTCCTTAGGAGAACCACCGCCACATCCTTTGCCAGGGACCATATCTGCAGTGGTAGCGTAAGTGAGTTGCGAATGTCGAAGTCTGCAATAATACCCTGCAGAGACAATCAGCATCTATTTGCCTATGGAGATGAATCGTTGTACGGAGTCCGGACTTGGCGGCTGCCTTCGTTTCAGCGGTACACCGATCTCAAGCCCCACAGGCAACCGGTCCTTGATCTAAGGTATGCTGAAAGTTCAACTGGGGAGAGGTACCTTGGTTGCTTAAGTGCCGAAAAGCTACAGGTTTTCACAATTAGGTAG